Below is a window of Mycobacteriales bacterium DNA.
CGGCATCAATGCGATCATCGCCGGGATCGGCTGGTTCGCGGTCAACAGCGTGTCCGGTGCGCTCGCCCTCAACACCTTGCTGCACCTCAACAAGTACGCGTGCCTGGTGATCATCGCGGCCGCCCAGATCGCGATCGCGCTCTACGGGCACAACCTGGTGCACGTGTTCGAGCGGGTGGCGTTTCCGCTGCTCGCGGTCGCGTTCATTCTTGGCGCGATCTGGACCTTCTCGAAGGGCCACTACGGCGGGCACGGCACCGGCGGCTTCGGCGGGTTCACCCTCGCAGTCGGCGCGACCTTCGGCTACGCCTGCGGATGGAACCCCTACGCCGCCGACTACGCGCGCTACATGCCGCCCGACACCTCGAAGCCTGCGGTCGCCTGGTGGAGCGGCTTCGGAGTCGCGCTGTCCTGCATCTTCCTGGAGCTCGTCGGGGCGGTGTCGGCGACCATCGCAACGAAGTCCTCGCTCACGCCGACCGCGGCTTTCACCTCGCCGTACCCGACCGCCGTGCGCGACCTCGTCCTGCTCGCGATCGCGGTCGGCGCGGTTGCCGCGAACGTGCTCAACATCTACTCGGGAGCGATGTCGTTCACCACGCTCGGCATCAGGATCCCGGTGAAGTTCCGTCGGGCGCTGATCGCGGGCGTGTTCGGCGTGGCCGGCTTCATCGTCGCCGCGATCGGGCTGAACAACATCGACAAGTACGAGAACTTCCTGCTGATCATCGCCTACTGGATCGGCCCGTGGC
It encodes the following:
- a CDS encoding cytosine permease; this encodes MTTLDSGETVTATTEIREGEYGDKVGVVEPGGAEFIPLNERHGKPSHLFWVWMSPNFEFATVFVGVICVLFFGLSVAQALGAIVLGTVLGSVTQGALSARGPQYGVPQMILSRISFGYWGNTVPAGINAIIAGIGWFAVNSVSGALALNTLLHLNKYACLVIIAAAQIAIALYGHNLVHVFERVAFPLLAVAFILGAIWTFSKGHYGGHGTGGFGGFTLAVGATFGYACGWNPYAADYARYMPPDTSKPAVAWWSGFGVALSCIFLELVGAVSATIATKSSLTPTAAFTSPYPTAVRDLVLLAIAVGAVAANVLNIYSGAMSFTTLGIRIPVKFRRALIAGVFGVAGFIVAAIGLNNIDKYENFLLIIAYWIGPWLAVFFVDQLINRGNHADQLYNHRHENLAGPIAMVVGMVVSIGLFANQPPRFTAYFPSHHPKIGDLTFEVGFVLTAVLYYILVLAGLGKRSRKPIVLPN